From the Maioricimonas rarisocia genome, one window contains:
- a CDS encoding ABC transporter ATP-binding protein, with the protein MEAFPTLIDIRGLKTTFDTEDGIVRAVDDLSLAIREGHTLGLVGESGSGKSVTSLSIMRLLPEASASIDAGEISFLGKDLVRLPRRAMQSIRGRDISMIFQEPGTSLNPVFRVGKQVMEAIVLHQKVSKKEARKRTIELFREVGIPEPERHIDSFPHEMSGGQKQRVMIAMALSCNPRLLIADEPTTALDVTIQKQILDLIRKLRDERGMSILFITHDLGVIGEIADDVAVMFRGKLVESGPVEQIFANPQHPYTKGLLACRPQLETTYKRLPTVADFMDATSQPDGSWKIVEKPLTEERLEQLCSTGRGRLLHPKPELEAIGHPWDETKHAADTTAVPDGQAPLLAIRDLKVYYPIKQGIFRHTVGHVKAVDGISFNVYRGQTLGLVGESGCGKTTTGRAIVRLTHITDGHILFDGEDVAEMHGKPLRRMRSRMQIIFQDPYSSLNPRMTVEAMLLEAMGLHGVGRTRQQRRDRAVGLLEEVGLEAMHLRRYPHEFSGGQRQRLSIARALAVEPEFIICDESVSALDVSVQAQVLNLLNELQEQHGLTYIFISHDLSVVKFMSDMMAVMNEGKIVEFGPSENIYANPREDYTKRLISSIPDASLENIHRLQEKREKARQQRSKSAAG; encoded by the coding sequence ATGGAAGCCTTTCCGACGCTGATCGATATTCGCGGACTGAAGACCACCTTCGACACCGAAGACGGAATCGTTCGGGCCGTTGACGACCTGAGTCTCGCCATTCGCGAGGGACACACGCTGGGGCTGGTCGGCGAATCCGGCTCCGGTAAGTCCGTGACCTCTCTGTCGATCATGCGGCTGCTGCCCGAAGCGTCCGCCAGCATCGACGCCGGCGAGATCTCGTTCCTGGGGAAGGATCTCGTTCGGCTCCCGCGACGCGCCATGCAGTCGATCCGCGGCCGCGACATCAGCATGATCTTTCAGGAGCCGGGCACCTCGCTCAATCCGGTCTTCCGGGTCGGCAAGCAGGTGATGGAGGCAATCGTCCTGCACCAGAAGGTCTCGAAGAAGGAGGCCCGCAAACGGACGATCGAACTCTTCCGCGAAGTCGGCATCCCCGAGCCCGAACGCCACATCGACAGTTTTCCTCATGAGATGTCCGGCGGCCAGAAGCAGCGGGTCATGATCGCCATGGCGCTCAGCTGCAATCCGCGGCTGCTCATCGCCGACGAGCCGACCACCGCCCTGGACGTCACCATCCAGAAGCAGATCCTCGACCTGATCCGCAAGCTGCGGGACGAACGGGGTATGTCGATCCTGTTCATCACCCACGACCTGGGGGTGATCGGCGAGATTGCGGACGACGTCGCCGTCATGTTCCGCGGCAAGCTGGTCGAGTCGGGCCCGGTCGAGCAGATCTTCGCCAACCCGCAGCACCCGTACACCAAGGGGCTGCTCGCCTGTCGGCCTCAACTGGAAACGACCTACAAGCGCCTGCCCACCGTCGCCGACTTCATGGATGCCACGAGTCAGCCGGACGGGTCATGGAAGATCGTCGAAAAGCCGCTGACGGAAGAACGGCTCGAGCAGCTCTGTTCCACCGGTCGCGGCCGCCTGCTGCATCCCAAGCCGGAACTCGAGGCGATCGGCCATCCGTGGGACGAAACAAAGCACGCTGCCGACACGACGGCTGTCCCCGACGGGCAGGCACCGCTGCTTGCCATCCGGGACCTGAAGGTCTACTACCCGATCAAGCAGGGGATCTTCCGGCACACAGTCGGTCACGTGAAAGCGGTCGACGGGATCAGCTTCAACGTCTATCGCGGCCAGACGCTGGGACTGGTGGGGGAATCCGGCTGCGGCAAGACCACCACCGGTCGGGCCATCGTCCGTCTGACGCATATCACCGACGGACACATCCTGTTCGACGGCGAAGACGTCGCCGAGATGCACGGCAAACCTCTGCGGCGAATGCGCAGCCGCATGCAGATCATCTTCCAGGACCCCTACAGTTCGCTGAACCCGCGAATGACCGTGGAGGCGATGCTCCTCGAAGCGATGGGACTGCACGGTGTCGGACGGACGCGGCAGCAGCGACGCGACCGGGCGGTTGGCCTGCTCGAAGAAGTCGGACTCGAAGCGATGCACCTGCGGCGGTACCCGCACGAGTTTTCCGGCGGACAGCGGCAGCGGCTGTCGATCGCCAGGGCCCTCGCGGTCGAACCGGAATTCATCATCTGTGACGAATCGGTCTCCGCGCTCGACGTTTCGGTTCAGGCCCAGGTGCTCAACCTGCTCAACGAACTCCAGGAACAGCACGGTCTGACCTACATCTTCATCAGCCACGACCTGAGCGTTGTGAAGTTCATGTCCGACATGATGGCGGTGATGAACGAAGGGAAGATCGTCGAATTCGGGCCGTCCGAGAACATCTACGCCAACCCCCGCGAGGACTACACAAAGCGGTTGATTTCCTCGATTCCCGACGCCTCGCTCGAGAATATCCATCGCCTGCAGGAGAAGCGGGAGAAAGCCCGACAGCAACGCAGCAAGTCGGCGGCCGGCTAG
- a CDS encoding tetratricopeptide repeat protein, whose product MQRHAEYGLQTGQSGSLRTLIVALTLLASVMAAPVPARADAIDDYNVAIEFYRQQRYDQAAEAFRAYLEAHPQHNKAPLAQLYYGQSLVYVRKFEPARNVFRSFVTKYPDHPDTALARYRVAESSFFLGDLPAAQKDFASFLSRHPDHELAEWALQYLGEAQLRAKNVAEAAQTFERYLDKYPDGRLADDSRFGLARAYEALKKPEQAIPLYQTLASRPESPRAADAQFNLGARYFEDGNYEEASKAFAAVGERFPRSSLAGLAALNAGFADYRLDRFDAAVEHFRTAAASPEQAATAGFWIGLSLKSRGDFAAAAEQFQQMFDQAGEAEQGEKILFHWADSQFRAQNFQQAEELFLRQVQQWPEGELADDALHTATEAAIRDGRLDDAEQLSARFRNDYPDSGLMLLQELLDGRRHLAAGDQLEGDAAAAKYRDAVAVFESVLRESSVDRTRMLASVQLAQAYNRLGDHQRVRALLEPVMKSIREGSADPDVHSSLVLLANSLIELQQYRPAAEAADLYLEVAPNGADAGRALAAVARARAHLQERLAVQTALEQMARRDPPYQGLPAAVYEVAEIAYDQDDWDWSTELFDQLITLGPDSGYHAAALAGLGYSLHEAGQFDRAAETFNTLLETHPEDWELASTAAYMRGLALQSAGKSEQAATAFLKGASQFALDPSVEDPTDEQLAASLNAYRSAKGAARVLRELKKVDESDKAYESAYNELKRQPEDRQDELDKLINEWALLSYESEDYARSDELFAMLVKERPGSDLADDAKLYLGESDYFAGKLDQASQRFQELLAGDDADEFVQHRALVLLLDIAADQQDWEQLLASSRQLASKFPESEQLAYARYREGEALLQSGKVDEAIEILTELKGQLSASESETRPEWAASVWLLLAEARLRNKDYAGVEQTVSDFRTANPDSPLLYQADEILGRSYKNRAMFAEARDAFARVTDSETGRRTETAAKAQFHLAETHLIEKNFDAALREYYKVYTSYQFPEWQAPALFQAARSDEALGNWEGAIKSYEKLVAEFPESQFAKDAVPRLEIARQKVGSGSP is encoded by the coding sequence ATGCAGCGGCATGCTGAATACGGACTTCAAACAGGTCAGTCGGGCTCTCTCCGCACTCTGATCGTCGCCCTGACTCTGCTCGCCAGCGTCATGGCGGCTCCAGTGCCGGCTCGTGCCGACGCGATCGACGACTACAACGTCGCGATCGAGTTCTATCGGCAGCAGCGGTACGATCAGGCGGCCGAGGCCTTCCGCGCGTATCTCGAAGCGCATCCCCAGCACAACAAGGCCCCGCTCGCACAGCTGTACTACGGCCAGTCGCTGGTCTACGTTCGCAAATTCGAGCCCGCCCGAAACGTCTTTCGCAGCTTCGTCACGAAATACCCCGACCATCCCGACACGGCTCTGGCCCGGTACCGGGTGGCCGAAAGCAGCTTTTTTCTCGGCGACCTGCCGGCGGCACAGAAGGATTTCGCCAGCTTCCTGTCGCGGCATCCCGACCACGAACTGGCCGAGTGGGCCCTGCAGTATCTGGGCGAAGCGCAGCTGCGGGCAAAGAACGTCGCCGAGGCGGCACAGACCTTCGAGCGATACCTCGACAAGTACCCCGACGGGCGGCTCGCCGACGATTCCCGATTCGGACTGGCACGGGCCTACGAAGCGCTGAAGAAACCGGAGCAGGCCATTCCCCTGTACCAGACGCTCGCGAGTCGTCCTGAAAGCCCACGCGCGGCGGATGCCCAGTTCAATCTCGGTGCCCGCTACTTCGAGGATGGCAACTACGAAGAAGCCTCGAAGGCGTTCGCGGCCGTGGGCGAACGCTTCCCCAGGAGCTCGCTCGCCGGGCTGGCTGCACTCAACGCCGGATTCGCCGACTACCGCCTCGACCGCTTCGACGCCGCTGTCGAACATTTTCGCACCGCCGCAGCTTCCCCCGAGCAGGCCGCAACGGCCGGCTTCTGGATCGGCCTGAGTTTGAAGTCGCGCGGTGACTTTGCGGCCGCGGCCGAACAGTTCCAGCAGATGTTTGATCAGGCGGGTGAAGCCGAACAGGGAGAGAAGATTCTCTTCCACTGGGCGGACAGCCAGTTTCGCGCCCAGAATTTCCAACAGGCCGAAGAACTGTTCCTCAGGCAGGTGCAGCAGTGGCCGGAAGGGGAGCTCGCCGACGACGCACTGCACACGGCCACCGAGGCGGCCATTCGGGACGGACGTCTCGACGATGCCGAGCAGCTTTCGGCCCGCTTCCGCAACGACTACCCCGACAGCGGTCTGATGCTGCTGCAGGAACTGCTCGACGGGCGACGGCATCTTGCCGCGGGAGACCAGCTGGAAGGAGACGCTGCGGCGGCGAAGTACCGGGACGCGGTGGCCGTCTTCGAATCGGTCCTCCGGGAATCGAGTGTCGACCGCACGCGCATGCTGGCCAGTGTCCAACTCGCCCAGGCCTACAATCGACTGGGCGATCACCAGCGGGTTCGCGCTCTGCTCGAACCGGTGATGAAGTCAATCCGCGAAGGTTCGGCCGATCCGGACGTCCATTCGTCTCTCGTCCTGCTGGCCAACAGCCTGATTGAGTTGCAGCAGTATCGCCCCGCCGCCGAAGCCGCCGACCTTTATCTGGAGGTCGCTCCGAACGGCGCGGACGCCGGACGCGCGCTGGCTGCGGTCGCCCGGGCCCGGGCCCACCTGCAGGAGCGGCTCGCGGTCCAGACCGCACTCGAGCAGATGGCCCGACGCGATCCTCCGTACCAGGGTCTGCCGGCCGCCGTCTACGAAGTCGCCGAAATTGCCTACGATCAAGATGACTGGGACTGGTCGACCGAACTGTTCGACCAGCTCATCACACTCGGCCCCGACAGCGGCTATCATGCCGCCGCACTGGCCGGCCTCGGATACAGTCTGCACGAGGCGGGACAGTTCGACCGGGCAGCGGAAACGTTCAACACGCTTCTCGAAACACATCCTGAGGACTGGGAACTCGCCTCGACCGCCGCCTACATGCGGGGACTGGCGCTGCAGTCCGCTGGCAAATCCGAACAGGCCGCGACGGCGTTTCTCAAGGGGGCCAGCCAGTTCGCACTCGATCCGTCCGTCGAGGATCCCACCGACGAGCAACTGGCAGCCTCGCTCAACGCGTATCGCAGCGCCAAGGGAGCGGCCCGCGTCCTCCGTGAACTGAAGAAGGTCGACGAGTCGGACAAGGCCTACGAATCGGCCTACAACGAACTGAAACGGCAACCGGAAGACCGGCAGGACGAACTGGACAAGCTGATCAACGAGTGGGCCCTGCTCAGCTACGAAAGCGAAGACTACGCCCGCTCCGACGAACTGTTCGCCATGCTCGTCAAGGAACGTCCCGGGAGCGACCTCGCCGACGATGCCAAACTGTATCTGGGCGAGAGCGACTATTTCGCCGGCAAGCTGGACCAGGCCAGTCAGCGGTTCCAGGAGCTCCTCGCCGGCGACGACGCCGACGAGTTCGTGCAGCACCGTGCTCTCGTGCTCCTGCTCGACATCGCCGCCGATCAGCAGGACTGGGAACAGTTGCTGGCCAGTTCCCGGCAACTCGCATCGAAGTTCCCCGAGAGCGAGCAGCTTGCCTATGCCCGGTATCGCGAAGGGGAGGCGCTGCTGCAGAGCGGCAAGGTGGACGAGGCGATTGAGATCCTGACCGAACTGAAGGGCCAGTTGTCCGCGAGCGAGTCCGAAACCCGACCCGAGTGGGCCGCGAGCGTCTGGCTGCTGCTGGCGGAAGCCAGGCTGCGGAACAAGGACTACGCCGGGGTCGAACAGACCGTATCCGACTTCCGCACCGCAAACCCCGACTCCCCCCTGCTTTACCAGGCAGACGAAATCCTCGGCCGCAGCTACAAGAATCGCGCGATGTTTGCCGAAGCACGCGATGCATTTGCCCGCGTGACCGACTCGGAGACGGGACGAAGGACCGAAACCGCCGCCAAGGCTCAGTTTCACCTTGCCGAAACTCACCTGATCGAGAAGAATTTCGACGCGGCCCTGCGGGAATACTACAAAGTCTACACGAGCTACCAGTTCCCGGAGTGGCAGGCACCGGCCCTGTTCCAGGCTGCCCGCAGCGACGAAGCGCTCGGAAACTGGGAAGGGGCCATCAAATCCTACGAGAAACTCGTCGCCGAATTCCCCGAGAGTCAGTTCGCCAAGGACGCGGTTCCGCGACTCGAGATCGCCCGGCAGAAGGTGGGTTCCGGCTCGCCGTGA
- a CDS encoding MotA/TolQ/ExbB proton channel family protein, which yields MTGPFPVDGVWTRRLTTTVCLALLFCLAGPFAHAVGDDEVPAAPATEAAATAPAEAAPTDAPPAGEGEATPTTDEDSALPTNIIEIVRSLEYWIIPFALATLIALWFTTERMVVLRRGRVIPKPFVQRFLKLLEEGELERDEALQICEENDSPVANVFAHGIRKWAKPSVEVEQAIIDGGERQVSALRKHLRVINGVATVTPLIGLLGTVWGMLQAFNDIAAAGAMGRTEQLASGIALALVTTAAGLVIAIPSLIAYMYLSGRVDALVMDMDHLAQRVVQCVSAESLAENASRPRKAAGTSKSPQKKAV from the coding sequence ATGACGGGTCCATTCCCGGTTGACGGCGTTTGGACGCGCCGGCTGACGACGACAGTCTGTCTCGCATTGCTGTTCTGCCTGGCCGGGCCGTTCGCTCATGCCGTGGGAGACGATGAAGTTCCCGCTGCACCGGCTACCGAAGCTGCCGCGACGGCTCCGGCCGAGGCTGCCCCGACCGATGCTCCCCCTGCCGGCGAAGGCGAGGCCACGCCTACGACCGACGAGGACTCCGCGCTGCCGACGAACATCATCGAGATCGTCCGCTCGCTCGAGTACTGGATCATCCCGTTCGCCCTGGCCACACTCATCGCCTTGTGGTTTACGACCGAACGGATGGTCGTTCTCCGTCGCGGGCGGGTCATTCCCAAGCCGTTTGTGCAGCGATTCCTGAAGCTGCTCGAAGAGGGAGAACTCGAACGGGACGAAGCGCTGCAGATCTGCGAGGAGAACGACAGCCCCGTCGCCAACGTCTTCGCCCACGGCATCCGCAAATGGGCCAAACCGAGTGTCGAGGTCGAGCAGGCGATCATCGACGGCGGCGAGCGGCAGGTCAGTGCGCTGCGGAAACACCTTCGCGTCATCAACGGCGTGGCCACGGTCACGCCGCTCATCGGACTGCTCGGCACCGTCTGGGGCATGCTGCAGGCGTTCAACGACATCGCTGCCGCCGGAGCGATGGGCCGCACCGAGCAGCTCGCCTCCGGGATTGCGCTGGCTCTGGTGACGACAGCCGCCGGACTGGTCATCGCGATCCCTTCGCTGATCGCCTACATGTACCTCTCCGGACGGGTCGACGCCCTGGTAATGGACATGGATCACCTGGCCCAGCGGGTTGTCCAGTGTGTCTCGGCCGAGTCGCTCGCCGAGAACGCGAGCCGTCCCCGCAAGGCGGCCGGCACCAGCAAATCGCCGCAGAAGAAGGCGGTCTGA
- a CDS encoding excinuclease ABC subunit UvrC — protein sequence MTQGSPDQSDAVADSGSEPLPPREKVKTFPTTPGVYLMKDAQARVIYVGKAVNLRSRASSYFTSAAAVERRTADLVPEIADLDFIETDSEVDALLLEARLIKDIQPRFNSELKDDKTFPYLQIVTGEDFPRVEFTRKPRDKGVKLYGPFTSAKQLRGTIGVLQKIFRFRTCTLDIEEDDERWRWFRPCLLASINQCTAPCNLRISKEDYREDIRRLRMFLDGGKARLLKEMQKQMQEASRELKFEKAARLRDEIKALESLNLRGNLDEHVQPEVFYIDPKKGLKGLQRIFGLPEMPRVIEGVDIAHLQGGETVASLVQFIDGLPFKHGYKRYRIRTVEGVDDFASMREVVSRRFRRLQQEGQQFPDVFLIDGGKGQLNAAVSALKAIDITPPLMISLAKREEEIFVPGESEPKRLSRHAYALRLLQYVRDESHRFAQAYHHVLRRKSTFK from the coding sequence ATGACGCAGGGAAGCCCCGACCAGTCCGACGCGGTCGCCGACTCCGGCAGCGAACCGCTCCCGCCGCGGGAGAAGGTAAAGACCTTCCCCACCACCCCCGGTGTGTACCTGATGAAGGACGCACAGGCACGGGTGATCTACGTCGGCAAAGCGGTCAATCTCCGCAGCCGCGCCTCCAGCTACTTCACCAGTGCGGCCGCCGTCGAACGCCGCACTGCCGATCTTGTCCCCGAAATCGCCGATCTCGACTTCATCGAGACCGATTCGGAGGTGGATGCGCTTCTGCTCGAAGCCCGGCTGATCAAGGACATCCAGCCGCGATTCAACTCCGAGCTCAAGGACGACAAGACGTTTCCGTATCTGCAGATCGTCACGGGCGAAGACTTCCCCCGGGTCGAATTCACCCGCAAGCCGCGGGACAAGGGCGTGAAGCTGTACGGCCCGTTCACCTCCGCGAAGCAGCTCCGCGGAACGATCGGCGTCCTGCAGAAGATCTTCCGCTTCCGCACCTGCACGCTCGACATCGAAGAGGATGACGAACGGTGGCGGTGGTTCCGCCCCTGCCTGCTCGCCAGCATCAACCAGTGCACCGCCCCCTGCAACCTCCGCATCTCGAAGGAGGACTACCGTGAAGACATCCGCCGGCTGCGAATGTTTCTCGACGGAGGCAAGGCCCGTCTGCTCAAGGAAATGCAGAAGCAGATGCAGGAGGCGTCGCGAGAACTGAAGTTCGAAAAAGCCGCCCGCCTTCGCGACGAGATCAAGGCGCTCGAAAGCCTGAACCTTCGCGGCAACCTCGACGAGCATGTCCAGCCCGAGGTCTTCTACATCGACCCGAAGAAGGGGCTCAAGGGGCTGCAGCGGATCTTCGGACTCCCCGAGATGCCCCGCGTCATCGAAGGGGTCGACATCGCTCACCTCCAGGGAGGCGAGACGGTCGCCAGCCTCGTGCAGTTCATCGACGGCCTGCCGTTCAAGCACGGCTACAAGCGGTACCGCATCCGGACGGTCGAAGGTGTCGACGACTTCGCCAGCATGCGGGAGGTCGTCAGCCGCCGCTTCCGCCGACTGCAGCAGGAAGGACAGCAGTTCCCCGACGTGTTTCTGATCGACGGCGGGAAGGGACAGCTCAACGCGGCCGTCTCGGCTCTGAAGGCGATCGACATCACACCGCCGCTGATGATCTCCCTCGCCAAACGTGAGGAAGAGATCTTCGTGCCGGGCGAGAGTGAACCGAAGCGGCTCAGCCGTCATGCCTATGCACTCAGGCTGCTACAGTACGTCCGGGACGAGTCACACCGCTTCGCGCAGGCGTACCACCACGTGCTGCGACGGAAGTCGACGTTCAAGTAG
- a CDS encoding AAA family ATPase, which produces MTQSANLIEKLETNVSRALMGKQDVVRMAIVTLIAEGHLLIEDAPGVGKTSLAKGIAHSLDCEFTRLQCTPDMLPSDIVGSSVFLPNRGEFEFRQGPIFTNVLLADEINRTTPRTQSALLEAMMERQVTVDGHTYPLARPFFVLATQNPFEFEGTYPLPENQLDRFMLRLEVGYPDRQVERDVLSAHQEGQPVDRLSAVLSTDDLERLQSSSREVTIDDSIKDYILDIVHATRSHEELALGVSTRGAITLSRAVQSLALVEGRNYVIPDDVKRLAVPVLAHRVVCRGIIREGQRERAKTIIRQVLDTTRVPS; this is translated from the coding sequence GTGACACAGTCCGCAAATCTGATCGAGAAGCTGGAGACGAACGTCAGCCGGGCCCTGATGGGCAAACAGGATGTCGTCCGGATGGCGATTGTGACGCTGATTGCGGAAGGGCATCTGCTGATCGAAGATGCGCCCGGAGTCGGAAAGACGTCGCTGGCTAAGGGGATTGCTCACAGTCTCGATTGCGAGTTCACGCGGCTGCAATGCACGCCGGACATGCTCCCCAGTGATATCGTCGGTTCGAGCGTGTTCCTGCCGAACCGGGGGGAGTTCGAGTTCCGGCAGGGGCCGATCTTCACCAACGTGCTGCTGGCCGATGAGATCAACCGAACGACGCCGCGAACTCAGAGTGCGCTTCTCGAAGCGATGATGGAGCGGCAGGTAACGGTCGATGGGCATACGTATCCGCTGGCCCGGCCGTTCTTCGTGCTGGCCACGCAGAACCCGTTCGAGTTCGAAGGGACGTATCCGCTGCCCGAGAACCAGCTCGACCGGTTCATGCTGCGGCTGGAGGTCGGCTATCCCGACCGGCAGGTCGAGCGGGACGTGCTGTCGGCCCATCAGGAAGGGCAGCCGGTCGACCGCTTGTCGGCTGTGTTGAGCACGGACGACCTGGAGCGGCTGCAGAGTTCGTCGCGCGAGGTGACAATTGACGATTCGATCAAGGATTACATTCTCGACATCGTGCATGCGACGCGAAGCCACGAAGAGCTGGCCCTGGGGGTGAGCACCCGTGGTGCAATCACGCTTTCCCGAGCGGTGCAGAGCCTCGCACTGGTCGAAGGCCGCAACTACGTGATCCCGGATGACGTGAAGCGGCTGGCCGTGCCGGTGCTGGCCCACCGGGTCGTCTGCCGGGGGATCATTCGAGAAGGTCAGCGGGAGCGTGCGAAGACGATCATCCGGCAGGTGCTGGATACGACCCGCGTGCCGAGCTGA
- a CDS encoding phosphatase PAP2 family protein — protein MSWPVRLMTAVCGLLVCMPLSGCATGAKHSVSRPQVAAAPTDRQILPVAAHGAQPRPHASFREAAREELRTFLPRLRDDAAVMVEPHNLVLGSAMLAASIGIRQGLDSDVRSKTAEHPDRWGEASSTLGHFGEVQYQLPVIAGVWATGLWTGDESLQDFNRSLINAYTLTGLSTLVIKGIADTDRPDPDWNNGRFGFPSFHVASTFAIAATVEEYYGWKAGLPAYTLAGLIGYSRIDERDHDLSDVVFGAGLGWIIGKAVAGKHLDGDGRVRLVPFIHPDASAALGIEIEF, from the coding sequence ATGAGTTGGCCTGTTCGGCTGATGACAGCAGTGTGCGGACTGCTCGTCTGCATGCCCCTGTCCGGATGTGCCACGGGAGCGAAACATTCCGTTTCGCGTCCGCAGGTCGCCGCTGCGCCAACCGACCGGCAGATTCTGCCGGTCGCCGCTCACGGTGCGCAACCCCGCCCACATGCGAGCTTCCGCGAGGCGGCCCGGGAGGAACTTCGCACGTTTCTCCCCCGCCTGAGAGATGATGCCGCGGTAATGGTCGAGCCGCACAACCTCGTTCTGGGCAGTGCCATGCTGGCGGCGTCGATTGGCATCCGGCAGGGGCTCGACAGCGACGTCCGCTCGAAAACCGCCGAACATCCCGACCGCTGGGGCGAAGCCAGCAGCACGTTGGGCCACTTCGGCGAAGTCCAGTATCAGTTGCCGGTGATCGCCGGCGTCTGGGCCACGGGACTGTGGACGGGTGACGAGTCTCTGCAGGATTTCAACCGCTCTCTCATCAACGCCTACACGCTTACCGGCCTTTCGACGCTCGTCATCAAGGGAATTGCCGACACCGACCGCCCCGATCCGGACTGGAACAACGGCCGGTTCGGGTTTCCCTCGTTTCACGTCGCGAGCACGTTCGCGATCGCCGCCACGGTGGAAGAGTACTACGGCTGGAAAGCGGGGCTGCCGGCGTACACCCTGGCGGGGCTGATCGGCTACAGCCGCATCGACGAGCGGGACCACGACCTCTCCGACGTGGTCTTCGGCGCCGGGCTCGGTTGGATCATCGGCAAGGCGGTTGCGGGGAAGCACCTTGACGGGGACGGTCGCGTCCGGCTGGTGCCGTTCATCCATCCCGATGCGAGTGCCGCCCTCGGGATCGAAATCGAATTCTGA
- a CDS encoding FAD:protein FMN transferase yields MLRSVSHVSVLIVLFAVCGLPWAPAAARAAGSDELVSLSGETMGTTWHVKVTSPADGPDSDTLLAGIGETLERVNDQMSTWREDSELSRFNRHETDTWFEVSAETATVVAAALELSERTGGAFDPTVGPLVRLWNFGPNPGEREIPDEETIATARQRVGYEQIEVRLVPPALRKSQPSVELDLSAIAKGFGVDEVAAWVKQAGASGAMVEIGGEVRTFGTKPDGTDWKIGIEQPTVGRRAVGRVVALKGKSLATSGDYRNFFVADGERFSHTIDPRTGRPVTHELASVSVVSDDCMRADGWATALMVLGPEAGMALAEEQGLAASFLIRSEDAFRTESTAAFAAMFGEPEPAGGASLMGTFLVTAAIFALAICGLAVGVIFSNRRLRGSCGGMDGLKDEKGNPICQACTRPREECTEFREAVAGSAQAGTGQHDADSAQPQC; encoded by the coding sequence ATGCTTCGTTCCGTTTCCCACGTTTCTGTCCTGATCGTCCTGTTCGCGGTCTGTGGCCTGCCCTGGGCGCCCGCTGCGGCTCGCGCTGCAGGAAGCGATGAACTGGTCTCGCTTTCGGGCGAAACCATGGGGACGACCTGGCATGTCAAAGTGACGTCGCCGGCTGACGGGCCCGATTCCGACACGCTGCTGGCGGGAATCGGCGAGACCCTCGAGCGTGTGAACGACCAGATGTCGACCTGGCGCGAGGACTCGGAACTCTCGCGATTTAATCGCCACGAAACGGACACCTGGTTTGAGGTCTCGGCCGAGACGGCGACTGTCGTTGCTGCGGCACTGGAACTGTCAGAGCGGACCGGCGGTGCGTTTGACCCGACCGTCGGACCGCTGGTGCGGCTCTGGAATTTCGGCCCGAATCCGGGGGAGCGGGAAATCCCCGACGAGGAGACGATCGCGACGGCCCGTCAGCGGGTCGGCTACGAACAGATCGAAGTCCGCCTCGTCCCTCCGGCTCTGCGAAAGAGCCAGCCGAGCGTAGAGCTCGACCTGAGTGCGATCGCCAAGGGATTCGGCGTCGATGAGGTCGCGGCGTGGGTGAAGCAGGCCGGAGCCAGCGGAGCGATGGTCGAAATCGGTGGCGAGGTTCGCACCTTCGGCACGAAACCGGACGGAACGGACTGGAAGATCGGGATCGAGCAGCCGACCGTCGGGCGGCGCGCGGTGGGCCGCGTGGTGGCTCTGAAAGGCAAGTCGCTGGCCACCTCGGGGGACTACCGGAACTTCTTCGTCGCCGATGGAGAGCGGTTTTCGCATACGATCGATCCTCGGACCGGACGGCCGGTGACGCACGAACTGGCATCCGTTTCGGTGGTCTCCGATGACTGCATGCGGGCGGACGGCTGGGCCACGGCTCTGATGGTGCTCGGCCCCGAGGCGGGAATGGCACTCGCGGAAGAACAGGGGCTGGCGGCCAGTTTTCTGATCCGCAGTGAGGACGCATTCCGGACGGAGTCGACCGCGGCATTTGCGGCCATGTTCGGCGAGCCCGAGCCGGCCGGCGGAGCGTCGCTGATGGGGACGTTCCTGGTGACCGCCGCCATCTTCGCGCTGGCGATCTGCGGGCTGGCGGTGGGTGTGATCTTCAGCAATCGCCGGCTGCGCGGGAGCTGCGGCGGAATGGACGGCCTGAAGGACGAGAAGGGGAACCCGATCTGTCAGGCGTGCACCCGCCCGCGTGAGGAGTGCACCGAGTTCCGCGAGGCCGTTGCTGGTTCCGCCCAGGCGGGGACCGGACAGCACGACGCCGATTCTGCTCAGCCGCAGTGCTGA